The following coding sequences lie in one Dunckerocampus dactyliophorus isolate RoL2022-P2 chromosome 4, RoL_Ddac_1.1, whole genome shotgun sequence genomic window:
- the ppef2a gene encoding serine/threonine-protein phosphatase with EF-hands 2 isoform X1, giving the protein MEMRRRYTWHIFQSIEYSGEQAQIKLYNFLGYLMDNFTPSSNERNLISHIFRENEVCRDAEWERYFCYKNIEVPEIYSGPHLCFPLTVEQAVSMVEAFRNKKQLHSRYVLQLLLETWKLLRMLPNISRISTCHSKEITICGDLHGQLEDLLLVFYKNGMPSLEKPYVFNGDFVDRGKDSIEILLILFAFLLVYPTEVHLNRGNHEDHIINLRYGFTKEVLNKYKMHGKRILKLLQKIFSWLPLATVIDQKVLVLHGGISDTTDLSVLVKVDRHNYVSALRPPKKKYQSSSATSIDSDMDDDLGNHRLFHRRASLTCPKPLGRRDSFLNRSLQDFSDRLKSNVEDELKLCQQRATLFTMGNNRVEKGEDASFDSVISDNAKEEWKQILDLLWSDPMSQDGCIPNELRGGGCYWGPDITDDFLSKHNLQLIIRSHECKQDGYEFCHNRKVLTLFSASNYYDVGSNRGAYVKLGPDLVPYVVQYQASSMTRELTVRQSVGQTERSALKVLREQLFSHKSDLICAFKSLDSENTGLVCLNDWAAAVESVMRLGLPWRMLSCQLVGAKTGDGLIDYHEWFNELAIKGADADHIDQCLLETLYRHRSTLETIFRIVDTDNSGFITMEDFRQTWKLLSVYLKMEITDEAISDLAVAIDSNHDGSIDIDEFMEAFRLTDKKSRLERGRSMFMGTATDLTALDEDPNI; this is encoded by the exons ATGGAGATGAGGCGGAGGTACACCTGGCACATCTTCCAGTCCATCGAATACTCAGGAGAGCAGGCTCAGATCAAG CTTTACAACTTCCTGGGCTACCTCATGGACAACTTCACACCGTCCAGCAATGAGC GAAACTTGATCTCGCACATCTTCAGGGAGAACGAGGTGTGTCGGGACGCGGAGTGGGAGCGCTACTTCTGCTACAAGAACATCGAGGTGCCCGAGATCTACTCGGGACCTCACCTGTGCTTCCCTCTGACTGTGGAGCAGGCCGTCAGCATGGTGGAGGCGTTCAGGAACAAGAAA CAGCTGCACTCGCGCTACGTCCTGCAGCTCCTCCTGGAGACGTGGAAGCTGCTGCGCATGTTGCCCAACATCAGCCGCATCTCCACCTGCCACAGCAAAGAAATCACCATTTGTG GCGATTTGCACGGGCAGCTGGAAGACCTGCTGCTGGTCTTCTACAAG AACGGAATGCCGTCCTTGGAGAAACCCTACGTGTTTAACGGAGACTTTGTGGACCGAGGCAAAGACTCCATCGAGATACTCCTCATCCTCTTTGCTTTTCTGCTCGTCTATCCGACCGAGGTCCACCTGAACAGAGGCAACCACGAGGACCACATCATCAACCTGAG GTACGGCTTCACGAAGGAAGTGTTGAATAAATACAAG ATGCACGGCAAACGGATACTGAAGCTGCTCCAGAAGATCTTCAGCTGGTTGCCATTAGCGACGGTGATTGACCAGAAGGTTTTGGTCCTACATGGTGGGATCTCTGACACCACAGACCTCAGCGTCCTGGTTAAAGTGGACCGACACAAT tacGTATCAGCGCTGAGGCCACCAAAGAAGAAGTACCAGAGCTCTTCCGCGACATCCATCGACTCGGACATGGATGACGATTTGGGCAACCACAGGCTCTTCCACCGCCGAGCTTCCCTCACGTGTCCTAAACCTCTGGGCCGCCGGGACAGCTTCCTAAACCGCTCCCTGCAGGACTTCTCCGATCGGCTCAAGAGCAACGTGGAGGACGAGCTGAAGCTGTGCCAGCAGCGAGCGACTCTTTTCACCATGGGGAACAACCGAGTGGAGAAAGGAGAGGACGCTTCCTTTGACTCGGTCATTAGCGACAATGCCAAGGAAGAGTGGAAGCAG ATCCTGGATCTGCTGTGGAGTGACCCCATGTCGCAGGACGGCTGCATACCTAACGAGCTGAGGGGCGGCGGTTGCTACTGGGGTCCGGACATCACCGATGACTTCCTGAGCAAACATAACCTGCAGCTCATCATCCGCTCACACGAGTGCAAGCAGGACGGTTACGAGTTCTGTCACAATCGCAAGGTCCTCACGCTCTTCTCAGCCTCGAATTACTACGACGTGGGAAGCAACCGAGGGGCGTACGTGAAGCTCGGACCCGACCTCGTGCCTTATGTGGTTCAGTATCAGGCCAGTAGCATGACAAGAGAGCTGACCGTGCGTCAAAG CGTGGGCCAAACCGAGCGCTCTGCCCTCAAAGTCCTTCGGGAGCAGCTGTTTTCCCACAAGTCAGACCTCATTTGTGCCTTTAAAAGTTTGGACAGTGAGAACACAG GTCTGGTTTGCCTGAACGACTGGGCGGCTGCGGtggagagcgtgatgcgtctgGGTCTTCCTTGGAGGATGCTTAGCTGTCAGCTGGTCGGCGCTAAGACCGGCGACGGCCTCATCGACTACCACGAGTGGTTCAACGAGCTCGCCATCAAGGGAGCCGACGCTGAC CACATCGACCAGTGTCTGCTGGAGACGCTGTACCGCCATCGCTCCACGCTGGAGACCATCTTCAGGATCGTCGATACGGACAACTCGG GCTTCATCACCATGGAGGACTTCCGTCAGACGTGGAAGCTGCTGAGCGTCTACCTGAAGATGGAGATCACGGACGAGGCCATCTCCGACCTGGCCGTCGCCATCGACAGCAACCACGACGGCAGCATCGACATCGACGAGTTCATGGAGGCCTTCCGCCTCACCGACAAGAAGAGTCGGCTGGAGCGGGGCCGCAGCATGTTCATGGGCACGGCCACCGACCTCACCGCCCTGGATGAGGACCCCAACATTTGA
- the ppef2a gene encoding serine/threonine-protein phosphatase with EF-hands 2 isoform X2, with translation MEMRRRYTWHIFQSIEYSGEQAQIKLYNFLGYLMDNFTPSSNERNLISHIFRENEVCRDAEWERYFCYKNIEVPEIYSGPHLCFPLTVEQAVSMVEAFRNKKLHSRYVLQLLLETWKLLRMLPNISRISTCHSKEITICGDLHGQLEDLLLVFYKNGMPSLEKPYVFNGDFVDRGKDSIEILLILFAFLLVYPTEVHLNRGNHEDHIINLRYGFTKEVLNKYKMHGKRILKLLQKIFSWLPLATVIDQKVLVLHGGISDTTDLSVLVKVDRHNYVSALRPPKKKYQSSSATSIDSDMDDDLGNHRLFHRRASLTCPKPLGRRDSFLNRSLQDFSDRLKSNVEDELKLCQQRATLFTMGNNRVEKGEDASFDSVISDNAKEEWKQILDLLWSDPMSQDGCIPNELRGGGCYWGPDITDDFLSKHNLQLIIRSHECKQDGYEFCHNRKVLTLFSASNYYDVGSNRGAYVKLGPDLVPYVVQYQASSMTRELTVRQSVGQTERSALKVLREQLFSHKSDLICAFKSLDSENTGLVCLNDWAAAVESVMRLGLPWRMLSCQLVGAKTGDGLIDYHEWFNELAIKGADADHIDQCLLETLYRHRSTLETIFRIVDTDNSGFITMEDFRQTWKLLSVYLKMEITDEAISDLAVAIDSNHDGSIDIDEFMEAFRLTDKKSRLERGRSMFMGTATDLTALDEDPNI, from the exons ATGGAGATGAGGCGGAGGTACACCTGGCACATCTTCCAGTCCATCGAATACTCAGGAGAGCAGGCTCAGATCAAG CTTTACAACTTCCTGGGCTACCTCATGGACAACTTCACACCGTCCAGCAATGAGC GAAACTTGATCTCGCACATCTTCAGGGAGAACGAGGTGTGTCGGGACGCGGAGTGGGAGCGCTACTTCTGCTACAAGAACATCGAGGTGCCCGAGATCTACTCGGGACCTCACCTGTGCTTCCCTCTGACTGTGGAGCAGGCCGTCAGCATGGTGGAGGCGTTCAGGAACAAGAAA CTGCACTCGCGCTACGTCCTGCAGCTCCTCCTGGAGACGTGGAAGCTGCTGCGCATGTTGCCCAACATCAGCCGCATCTCCACCTGCCACAGCAAAGAAATCACCATTTGTG GCGATTTGCACGGGCAGCTGGAAGACCTGCTGCTGGTCTTCTACAAG AACGGAATGCCGTCCTTGGAGAAACCCTACGTGTTTAACGGAGACTTTGTGGACCGAGGCAAAGACTCCATCGAGATACTCCTCATCCTCTTTGCTTTTCTGCTCGTCTATCCGACCGAGGTCCACCTGAACAGAGGCAACCACGAGGACCACATCATCAACCTGAG GTACGGCTTCACGAAGGAAGTGTTGAATAAATACAAG ATGCACGGCAAACGGATACTGAAGCTGCTCCAGAAGATCTTCAGCTGGTTGCCATTAGCGACGGTGATTGACCAGAAGGTTTTGGTCCTACATGGTGGGATCTCTGACACCACAGACCTCAGCGTCCTGGTTAAAGTGGACCGACACAAT tacGTATCAGCGCTGAGGCCACCAAAGAAGAAGTACCAGAGCTCTTCCGCGACATCCATCGACTCGGACATGGATGACGATTTGGGCAACCACAGGCTCTTCCACCGCCGAGCTTCCCTCACGTGTCCTAAACCTCTGGGCCGCCGGGACAGCTTCCTAAACCGCTCCCTGCAGGACTTCTCCGATCGGCTCAAGAGCAACGTGGAGGACGAGCTGAAGCTGTGCCAGCAGCGAGCGACTCTTTTCACCATGGGGAACAACCGAGTGGAGAAAGGAGAGGACGCTTCCTTTGACTCGGTCATTAGCGACAATGCCAAGGAAGAGTGGAAGCAG ATCCTGGATCTGCTGTGGAGTGACCCCATGTCGCAGGACGGCTGCATACCTAACGAGCTGAGGGGCGGCGGTTGCTACTGGGGTCCGGACATCACCGATGACTTCCTGAGCAAACATAACCTGCAGCTCATCATCCGCTCACACGAGTGCAAGCAGGACGGTTACGAGTTCTGTCACAATCGCAAGGTCCTCACGCTCTTCTCAGCCTCGAATTACTACGACGTGGGAAGCAACCGAGGGGCGTACGTGAAGCTCGGACCCGACCTCGTGCCTTATGTGGTTCAGTATCAGGCCAGTAGCATGACAAGAGAGCTGACCGTGCGTCAAAG CGTGGGCCAAACCGAGCGCTCTGCCCTCAAAGTCCTTCGGGAGCAGCTGTTTTCCCACAAGTCAGACCTCATTTGTGCCTTTAAAAGTTTGGACAGTGAGAACACAG GTCTGGTTTGCCTGAACGACTGGGCGGCTGCGGtggagagcgtgatgcgtctgGGTCTTCCTTGGAGGATGCTTAGCTGTCAGCTGGTCGGCGCTAAGACCGGCGACGGCCTCATCGACTACCACGAGTGGTTCAACGAGCTCGCCATCAAGGGAGCCGACGCTGAC CACATCGACCAGTGTCTGCTGGAGACGCTGTACCGCCATCGCTCCACGCTGGAGACCATCTTCAGGATCGTCGATACGGACAACTCGG GCTTCATCACCATGGAGGACTTCCGTCAGACGTGGAAGCTGCTGAGCGTCTACCTGAAGATGGAGATCACGGACGAGGCCATCTCCGACCTGGCCGTCGCCATCGACAGCAACCACGACGGCAGCATCGACATCGACGAGTTCATGGAGGCCTTCCGCCTCACCGACAAGAAGAGTCGGCTGGAGCGGGGCCGCAGCATGTTCATGGGCACGGCCACCGACCTCACCGCCCTGGATGAGGACCCCAACATTTGA